From a region of the Leptospira kmetyi serovar Malaysia str. Bejo-Iso9 genome:
- a CDS encoding CopG family transcriptional regulator — protein sequence MARVDKRFQLLMTEEELELLKNEAEKRNLSAGEMLRLSLRNEVYRSDSYERLEALRILSNLKEE from the coding sequence ATGGCGAGAGTCGACAAACGATTTCAACTTTTGATGACCGAGGAAGAACTCGAACTTCTTAAGAACGAAGCCGAAAAAAGAAATCTCTCCGCCGGAGAAATGTTGCGTCTTTCCTTACGAAACGAAGTTTATAGATCCGATTCCTACGAAAGATTGGAAGCGCTCCGAATTCTTTCGAACTTAAAAGAAGAATGA
- a CDS encoding tetratricopeptide repeat protein — protein MILVRLTIWFLLLTSFHTSVFANEENRKEWNRAVKQKILKMSEDRQETESIPYLEKFVEKNPSDLTVKLWYARALFYRNDLEIPGHAEDIFSRMEKLKKIKENYLFAAKTFEEVLEYLAQATPRDPDLGKWHFLWAMSEWYAGREDRAIQIFKKSFKYDFRLNEANYNIAAIYQSLGQLKDADIYFRIYLKNDKEMREEN, from the coding sequence ACAATCTGGTTTTTGCTTTTGACGTCATTCCATACTTCCGTTTTTGCAAACGAGGAAAACAGGAAAGAATGGAACCGCGCGGTGAAACAAAAGATTCTCAAGATGAGCGAGGATCGACAGGAAACGGAATCGATTCCGTATCTCGAAAAGTTCGTAGAAAAAAATCCATCCGATCTTACGGTAAAACTCTGGTATGCGCGGGCCTTATTCTATCGAAACGACTTGGAAATCCCTGGACACGCAGAGGACATTTTTTCAAGAATGGAAAAGCTCAAAAAGATCAAAGAGAATTATCTTTTTGCCGCAAAGACCTTCGAAGAAGTTTTGGAATATCTCGCGCAAGCGACTCCCCGAGATCCAGATCTCGGCAAGTGGCATTTTCTTTGGGCTATGTCCGAATGGTATGCGGGAAGGGAAGATCGTGCGATTCAGATTTTTAAGAAGTCTTTCAAATACGATTTTAGATTGAACGAAGCGAACTATAATATCGCTGCGATCTATCAATCCTTAGGTCAGTTGAAGGACGCCGATATTTATTTTAGAATTTATTTGAAGAACGATAAGGAAATGAGAGAAGAGAACTGA